One Deltaproteobacteria bacterium genomic window, GGTAGTGCGCGTAGGCCAGCGACGGCTGCTCGCGCACCAGATTCAACAGATCGAGGCTCGCCTCCCGGCAGTACTGCCGCGCGAGGAACATGCGCACGCGCTCGATGCGCGCCGCCGCCGAGGCCGGAATGGCGCCACGGGGCTGCGCCGCAGGCTCGGCGACGCGCGGGCTGGCCTTCGCTCCGCTCCCCTTGCCGACGCCCGCGCTCCTCGCCCCGCCCGCGCCTCTCGTGCGGGGCGTCTCTCCAGCGGGCAGCGTCGCGTGCGTAGCGACTGCCTCCCTGTTCCCCGCACGCCCCGTCGCCTTCGCGACGTCCCCTCCGGGCAGAGCCAGCGCCACCACCAGCGCCAGGAGCGCGACCCCGCCCACCCCCGAGCCCAGCACGATCCGACCCGGCCCGGTTGCCACGAGTCCGCGCGCCCGAAGCGCCCAGGTGGGCCTGCGTCCGAGCCCCTCGCAGCGGTACCACCCGCCGTAGAGGCCCGTCGCGCGCCGCGCGAGCTGAGTCACCTTGGTCGTCCACGGCGCAGCGACGGCGAGGCCACCTCCCGCCGCGCGCTGGACGCGCCCGAGCGCGTCGAGGAACTCCTCGGCCGACTGAAAGCGATCCCGCGGGTTCTTCTCGAGCGCCCGCGCCACCACCCGCTCGAGCTCCACGGAAAAGACCCCCGGCGCGACGCGACCGAGCGACGGCGCGCGGGTCGACAGCTTGATTCCGAGCAGCTCGACGTGGTTCTCGGCCTCGAAGAGCGCGCGCCCCGTGAGGAGGTTCCAGAGGATTACGCCCACGGCATAGAGGTCGGCGCGACCGTCCACGTCGTCGCCCACGGCCTGTTCGGGGGCCATGTACTCGGGGGTGCCGAAGACCACGCCGGCCTCGGTGAGCCGCTCTCCGCGCGAGCCGCCCGTGCGCGGGAGCTTCGCGATGCCGAAGTCGAGCACCTTGACCAGCCAGCCCCCGTCGGGAGCCTCGAGGAGCATCACGTTCTCGGGCTTCACGTCGCGGTGGATCACCCCGGCCTGGTGCGCGTGCTGCAGTCCGAGCAGGGTCTGCCGCACGATGTCGAGCGCCTTGCCCACCGGCAAGGGCTGGCCGCGCAACGAATGGAGCGATTTCCCCTCGAGGAACTCCATCACGAGGTAGAGCTCGCCCGACCCCGCGTGGCCGAAGTCCGTCACGGCGATGCAGTTCGGGTGCTCGAGCCGACTCGTGGAAAGGGCCTCGCGTTCGAAGCGCGCGGCGAACTCGGCCGTCTGCGCCAGCTCGCCGCGGATCACCTTCATCGCGAAGCGCTTGCCGAG contains:
- a CDS encoding serine/threonine protein kinase; amino-acid sequence: MSHPVPGGARPSRDEDATVNERTAARPAPAAGPLQPVMTGPLPRQPRPARGSDPGSADAATEGDGSEGPRCYNCDELLDPALSFCTACGTPAGPDPLVGKNLDDRYAVIRRLGAGAMGAVYEVRHLRLGKRFAMKVIRGELAQTAEFAARFEREALSTSRLEHPNCIAVTDFGHAGSGELYLVMEFLEGKSLHSLRGQPLPVGKALDIVRQTLLGLQHAHQAGVIHRDVKPENVMLLEAPDGGWLVKVLDFGIAKLPRTGGSRGERLTEAGVVFGTPEYMAPEQAVGDDVDGRADLYAVGVILWNLLTGRALFEAENHVELLGIKLSTRAPSLGRVAPGVFSVELERVVARALEKNPRDRFQSAEEFLDALGRVQRAAGGGLAVAAPWTTKVTQLARRATGLYGGWYRCEGLGRRPTWALRARGLVATGPGRIVLGSGVGGVALLALVVALALPGGDVAKATGRAGNREAVATHATLPAGETPRTRGAGGARSAGVGKGSGAKASPRVAEPAAQPRGAIPASAAARIERVRMFLARQYCREASLDLLNLVREQPSLAYAHYLLGAAQICRKLHAEGLAAYARAIELDGRYRHDARVLEDARALVEVRKVRVAALEFLGKRVGTPALETLLRATASRDFTSRQKAVEMVLALNAGRRIDWVRTLSLDLEQLQSCAARGQVVARLRQTRDRRAIPVLKAAREARTGFFRNRYRHACIRKELGSALEYLAANAKDG